A genomic stretch from Bacillus sp. N1-1 includes:
- a CDS encoding CpaF family protein — MSLFKRYVEEEALQVEEQREATIVKSVEYKQLETKLQTVLLEELKKHQFQREEESLKIREWGKDFLDKEAERLTFEEKKQMLESVEYELLGYGPITPLLEDDTVSEVMVNGAQAIYYEQYGKLKRSHLSFQDDEHLSRVIERIVAPLGRRIDESSPMVDARLPDGSRVNAVIPPLSLKGPSLTIRKFSSIPLQMNDLVHYETVSEEMAEFLEICVKARLNIFISGGTGSGKTSSLNVLSSFIPNDERIVTIEDAAELNLSQEHIVSLESRPPNIEGKGEITIRELVRNALRMRPDRIVVGEVRGAEALDMLQAMNTGHDGSLSTGHANSPRDMLSRLETMVLMAGFDLPLRAIREQIANALDLIVQQARMKDGSRKITRITEVLGMEENIIVLQDLFVYKETGRDADGKVEGHFETTGVRPHVSELLEQNGYTIPSSWFKEVW, encoded by the coding sequence TTGTCGCTTTTTAAACGATACGTCGAAGAAGAGGCATTGCAAGTGGAAGAACAGAGGGAAGCAACAATCGTTAAGTCAGTGGAGTACAAGCAGTTAGAAACAAAATTACAAACGGTTTTGTTAGAAGAACTTAAAAAGCATCAGTTTCAAAGAGAAGAAGAGTCGCTGAAAATTCGAGAGTGGGGAAAAGATTTTCTAGATAAGGAAGCAGAGCGACTAACGTTTGAAGAAAAAAAACAGATGCTTGAATCGGTTGAGTATGAGCTACTTGGATATGGTCCGATAACGCCTCTTCTCGAAGATGATACGGTTTCTGAGGTAATGGTTAACGGGGCGCAAGCCATTTATTATGAGCAGTACGGAAAATTGAAAAGAAGCCACCTTTCTTTTCAAGATGATGAGCATTTAAGCCGTGTGATCGAACGTATTGTTGCCCCACTAGGAAGAAGAATCGATGAGAGTTCCCCAATGGTCGACGCGCGCCTGCCGGATGGCTCGCGTGTGAATGCTGTCATCCCTCCACTATCATTAAAGGGACCCTCACTTACGATACGGAAATTTTCAAGCATTCCTCTACAAATGAACGATTTAGTTCATTACGAGACAGTAAGTGAAGAGATGGCCGAGTTTCTAGAAATCTGTGTAAAAGCGAGATTGAATATTTTTATTAGCGGAGGAACAGGATCGGGGAAAACGTCATCGCTTAATGTTCTCTCTTCTTTTATTCCAAATGATGAACGGATTGTTACGATAGAAGATGCGGCTGAATTAAATTTATCTCAAGAGCATATTGTATCGCTAGAATCACGCCCACCTAACATCGAAGGAAAGGGTGAGATTACGATACGTGAACTCGTTCGTAACGCGCTTCGAATGCGACCGGATCGTATTGTTGTGGGAGAGGTACGTGGAGCTGAAGCGCTCGATATGCTTCAAGCAATGAATACAGGGCATGATGGGAGTCTTAGTACAGGACACGCGAATTCACCGAGAGACATGCTTTCTCGTCTGGAAACGATGGTCCTAATGGCGGGGTTTGACTTACCACTCCGAGCGATTCGAGAGCAAATCGCGAATGCGCTTGACTTGATTGTGCAGCAGGCGAGAATGAAGGATGGATCAAGGAAAATCACAAGAATTACGGAAGTACTCGGGATGGAAGAGAATATTATCGTCCTGCAAGATTTGTTTGTTTACAAAGAAACTGGGCGTGACGCAGATGGGAAAGTAGAAGGACATTTTGAAACAACGGGTGTTCGACCACACGTTTCAGAGCTCCTTGAACAAAATGGCTACACGATTCCATCATCCTGGTTTAAAGAGGTGTGGTAA
- a CDS encoding assimilatory sulfite reductase (NADPH) flavoprotein subunit translates to MHFQVMNSPFDQKQTELLNHLLPTLNETQKIWLSGYLSVPGVAEAAAATETPSAEEAFSENVLKTRDITILYGSHTGNCQSLAESFFERLDNEKYNVTLSSLDDFKPKSLKKVEDLLLITSTHGDGDPPDNALSFYDFIQSKRAPELGELRFSVLSLGDSSYEFFCQTGKDFDRRFEELGGTRLYPRVDCDLDFEEPAEEWFEGVMGVLSDAQFTNEASPSKEEATETSETYSRTNPFKAEILENINLNGRGSNKETRHLELDLEGSNLVYEPGDSLGIYPENDNALVLQLIEEMNWDRDSQVIVNKQGDVQSLQEALTKTYEITSLTKPLLKKIAELTESAELLHMINAEGEELKTYIYGRDLIDLVKDYGPWKITAEEFVKVLRKIPVRLYSIASSPKASEEEVHLTIGALRYDAHGRARTGVCSGQCAERSQAGDTLPVFVQRNQNFRLPESSDTPIIMIGAGTGVAPYRAFLQEREEIGAGGETWLFFGEQHFVTDFLYQVEWQKWLKDGVLTRMDVAFSRDTDEKVYVQHRMRERSKELYEWLQKGAHVYVCGDEKYMAKDVHIALVNILEQEGGLSESEAEAYLADLRNAKRYQRDVY, encoded by the coding sequence TTGCATTTTCAGGTTATGAATAGTCCTTTTGATCAAAAACAAACCGAACTTTTAAATCATCTGTTACCAACGTTAAATGAAACACAGAAAATTTGGCTAAGCGGATATCTTTCTGTTCCAGGAGTGGCAGAAGCAGCGGCCGCAACTGAAACTCCCTCAGCTGAAGAAGCGTTCTCAGAGAATGTACTAAAAACGCGTGATATTACGATTCTCTATGGCTCTCATACGGGAAATTGTCAGTCGCTAGCAGAATCTTTTTTTGAGCGACTTGATAACGAAAAGTACAACGTAACACTTTCATCTCTCGATGATTTTAAACCAAAGTCGCTTAAGAAAGTAGAAGACCTTTTGTTGATTACAAGTACGCATGGAGATGGAGATCCTCCTGACAATGCGCTAAGCTTTTACGACTTTATCCAAAGTAAGCGAGCTCCTGAATTAGGAGAACTCAGGTTTTCTGTTCTATCACTTGGGGATAGCTCGTATGAATTTTTCTGTCAAACAGGGAAAGATTTTGACAGACGTTTTGAAGAATTAGGGGGCACTCGACTTTACCCTCGTGTCGATTGTGACCTTGATTTTGAAGAACCTGCGGAGGAGTGGTTTGAAGGAGTGATGGGCGTACTGAGTGATGCCCAGTTCACGAATGAAGCGTCACCTTCTAAAGAAGAAGCTACAGAAACGAGTGAAACATATTCAAGAACGAATCCGTTTAAAGCAGAGATTTTGGAAAATATCAACTTGAACGGTCGAGGCTCGAATAAAGAAACGCGACACCTTGAACTTGATCTTGAAGGATCAAATCTTGTCTATGAGCCAGGCGACAGTCTAGGCATTTATCCTGAAAATGATAACGCACTTGTGCTTCAACTGATTGAAGAAATGAATTGGGACCGAGACAGCCAGGTGATTGTAAACAAGCAGGGAGACGTGCAGTCTCTTCAGGAAGCTTTAACGAAGACGTATGAGATTACAAGTCTAACAAAACCATTACTTAAGAAGATTGCTGAGCTCACGGAGAGCGCAGAGCTTCTCCACATGATTAATGCCGAGGGAGAAGAGCTAAAGACCTATATTTATGGAAGAGATCTCATTGATCTGGTGAAAGATTATGGACCATGGAAGATCACTGCAGAGGAATTTGTCAAGGTGCTTCGTAAAATCCCAGTCCGTCTATACTCCATTGCAAGCAGTCCAAAAGCGAGTGAAGAGGAAGTTCACCTAACGATTGGTGCTCTGCGATATGACGCACATGGTCGAGCTCGCACTGGTGTTTGTTCGGGTCAGTGTGCAGAGCGATCACAGGCAGGAGATACGCTTCCAGTATTCGTTCAGCGAAATCAGAATTTCAGACTTCCGGAAAGCTCAGACACCCCTATCATTATGATTGGGGCAGGTACTGGAGTAGCGCCGTATCGCGCTTTTTTACAAGAGCGAGAAGAAATTGGCGCAGGGGGCGAGACGTGGTTATTCTTTGGTGAGCAGCACTTTGTCACCGACTTTCTTTACCAGGTCGAGTGGCAAAAGTGGTTAAAAGATGGTGTGCTTACTCGCATGGATGTCGCATTTTCACGCGATACAGATGAGAAAGTGTATGTTCAACACCGAATGCGCGAGCGAAGTAAAGAGCTATACGAGTGGCTTCAGAAGGGAGCGCACGTCTACGTATGTGGCGATGAGAAGTATATGGCAAAAGATGTTCATATTGCACTCGTCAACATTCTGGAGCAAGAGGGTGGCTTGAGTGAGTCGGAAGCTGAGGCTTATCTAGCGGATCTACGTAACGCGAAACGCTATCAGCGTGATGTGTACTAA
- a CDS encoding type II secretion system F family protein — MNEPLMIFLLFVSFTVFFYFLSTRLMRKKHTNKRIKEFIPHAITVSEVEEKQKKQTLKQMIGSFAKVFAGMRFSQKTQGYLVQSGSLLKPEEFFVIRLLSALTCTGLLYGIGLPWYGLLPTLLIGFIIPAIYMKTKAQKRIKLLSYQLVEALGTMSNSMRAGFSFVQTMQLIGKEMPDPLGPEFDRAVREIGMGVPMEDVFQRLLERLPNKELEVVIQAILAQRKSGGNLAQLMDTMEDTIRGRIRILEELKTLTAQGKLSSWIITALPVVMGIYLYFVSPDYLEPMLTNPLGLFLLGAGVISLLIGWFFIQRIVRIEV; from the coding sequence ATGAACGAGCCTCTCATGATCTTCCTGCTTTTTGTTAGCTTTACGGTATTTTTCTATTTTTTATCCACAAGATTGATGCGAAAAAAACATACGAACAAACGAATCAAGGAATTTATCCCCCATGCGATCACCGTTTCAGAAGTGGAAGAAAAGCAAAAGAAGCAAACGCTGAAGCAAATGATCGGTTCGTTTGCTAAAGTTTTTGCTGGGATGCGGTTTAGTCAAAAAACGCAGGGGTACCTCGTTCAATCGGGAAGTTTATTAAAACCAGAGGAGTTTTTTGTGATTCGTCTCCTCAGCGCACTAACGTGTACGGGATTGTTATATGGAATAGGCTTACCGTGGTATGGTCTTTTACCGACGCTTCTCATCGGATTTATCATTCCAGCAATCTATATGAAAACGAAAGCTCAAAAGCGGATTAAACTTCTGTCCTATCAACTAGTGGAGGCGCTTGGAACGATGTCTAATTCGATGAGAGCCGGATTTAGCTTCGTGCAAACGATGCAGCTAATTGGAAAAGAAATGCCTGATCCGCTCGGACCCGAATTTGATCGTGCTGTTCGCGAAATTGGAATGGGCGTTCCGATGGAGGATGTGTTTCAACGTTTGTTAGAACGCTTACCGAATAAAGAGCTTGAAGTTGTCATTCAGGCCATTCTCGCACAGCGAAAGAGCGGTGGGAATCTCGCGCAGCTTATGGATACGATGGAAGATACGATTCGCGGAAGGATACGGATCCTTGAAGAGCTTAAAACGCTAACAGCTCAAGGGAAGCTTTCTTCATGGATTATTACGGCCCTTCCAGTTGTAATGGGAATCTATCTCTATTTCGTAAGTCCAGACTATCTTGAGCCAATGCTGACGAACCCGCTAGGATTGTTTCTATTGGGCGCTGGAGTGATTTCACTTTTAATTGGTTGGTTTTTTATTCAAAGAATTGTACGGATTGAGGTGTAG
- a CDS encoding ATP-binding cassette domain-containing protein, producing the protein MAIVHVENAYYQRQNQMILSDISFTIEQGQHQAIIGLNGSGKTTVLQLIYGGIWPLLRYSPVIEVFGQRLGKTDLNELRRSIGWVSSAFTERISPMQEVTEVVMSGKFASAGLYEHVTEEDKEQAEELMKEWGLQHLHHKPFQVCSQGEKQKILIARALMASPKLLILDEPCTGLDLYSREKLLAQVERLAKQENSPTMIYITHHIEEIAPAFTHAMLMENGTIAAKGKKEDVITSENLSESMDLPLDVTWNKGRAWVQVLSNEKESTVR; encoded by the coding sequence ATGGCAATCGTTCATGTTGAAAACGCGTATTATCAGCGACAGAATCAAATGATTTTATCTGACATCTCTTTTACAATTGAACAAGGACAGCACCAGGCGATCATCGGATTAAATGGCTCAGGAAAAACGACGGTACTTCAGTTAATTTACGGAGGGATCTGGCCGCTGCTTCGGTATTCCCCGGTTATAGAAGTGTTTGGTCAACGACTTGGAAAAACCGATTTAAATGAACTGAGAAGATCGATTGGATGGGTAAGCAGTGCTTTTACAGAACGAATTTCACCCATGCAAGAGGTAACAGAAGTTGTGATGAGTGGGAAATTTGCTTCCGCGGGTCTTTATGAGCATGTGACAGAAGAAGATAAAGAGCAGGCAGAGGAGCTTATGAAAGAGTGGGGGCTACAGCATTTGCATCATAAGCCGTTTCAGGTCTGCTCACAGGGAGAAAAGCAAAAAATACTGATTGCGCGAGCCTTAATGGCTTCACCAAAGCTTCTTATTCTCGATGAACCGTGTACGGGTCTTGATTTGTATTCACGTGAAAAGCTCTTAGCTCAAGTAGAGCGACTTGCAAAACAGGAGAATAGTCCAACAATGATCTACATTACACACCATATTGAAGAGATTGCTCCTGCCTTCACTCATGCGATGTTAATGGAAAATGGAACGATTGCGGCAAAAGGAAAGAAAGAGGATGTCATCACGTCTGAAAATCTAAGTGAAAGCATGGATCTACCGCTAGACGTGACGTGGAACAAAGGGCGGGCGTGGGTTCAAGTTTTATCAAATGAGAAGGAGTCAACAGTTAGATAA
- a CDS encoding type II secretion system F family protein: protein MISVLFMICAFVFFIFLSAAVLKTVFRKELALETRVEHYFGQNETLERKTKKRESGLSHPLFRKYWGIGIEQVNKTFARKNQKRLTILLHEAGFGRRSAVEFRLIQLLLSIGGGFVTFLLITPVTDGNASTSFILALGIAFLFYRYPLFYLAKKKTQRVKVINKEMSDFFDMVSLLLEAGVGLEGAIANVCARKPGPLADEFNQALDEMKRGKARREAFYTLKKRVPSDHFQSVMMSIIQADHLGIGMSKVIKNITTRIREQRRELAREQAMKAPVKMLIPMVVFVFPPLFIIIIGPMMVKIIVDGFG from the coding sequence ATGATTTCCGTCTTATTTATGATTTGTGCATTCGTCTTTTTTATCTTCCTAAGCGCAGCCGTTCTTAAAACGGTTTTTCGAAAAGAACTTGCTCTTGAAACGAGGGTTGAACATTATTTCGGACAGAATGAAACGCTCGAGCGTAAAACAAAAAAAAGAGAAAGCGGGTTATCACACCCGCTGTTTCGCAAATATTGGGGGATAGGGATTGAGCAGGTGAACAAAACATTTGCAAGAAAGAATCAAAAGAGGTTGACGATTCTTCTCCATGAAGCTGGGTTTGGAAGGCGATCGGCAGTTGAATTCCGCTTAATTCAACTTCTTCTCAGCATTGGTGGAGGTTTTGTTACTTTCTTGCTGATTACACCTGTTACGGATGGCAATGCATCTACAAGTTTTATTTTAGCTCTCGGGATCGCTTTCTTATTTTATCGCTATCCTTTGTTTTATTTAGCTAAGAAAAAAACACAGCGAGTGAAAGTCATCAATAAAGAAATGTCGGATTTTTTTGATATGGTTAGCCTGCTTCTTGAAGCGGGTGTCGGTCTTGAAGGAGCGATCGCAAACGTATGTGCACGAAAACCTGGACCGCTTGCAGATGAGTTCAATCAAGCCTTGGATGAAATGAAGCGCGGGAAAGCAAGGCGAGAAGCCTTTTACACTTTGAAAAAACGAGTTCCGTCTGATCATTTTCAAAGTGTGATGATGTCAATTATTCAAGCAGATCATCTTGGGATCGGGATGTCAAAAGTCATTAAAAACATTACGACGCGCATCCGGGAGCAAAGACGAGAGCTCGCTCGGGAGCAAGCGATGAAAGCACCTGTCAAAATGCTGATTCCAATGGTGGTCTTTGTTTTTCCTCCACTATTTATCATTATTATTGGACCGATGATGGTAAAGATCATTGTAGATGGATTTGGTTAA
- the cysI gene encoding assimilatory sulfite reductase (NADPH) hemoprotein subunit — protein sequence MNKKTATQDGKPSEMEKIKDESHYLRGSLVESFADPITASIPDADTKLLKFHGSYMQDDRDIRQERKQQKLEPAYQFMVRVRLPGGVATPEQWLVMDDLANQYGNGTLKLTTRQTFQMHGILKWNMKKSIQAMDSVLMDSLAACGDVNRNVMCNANPYQSDIHAEVHEWARKLSDDLLPRTRAYHEIWLDEEKVLDRKEEEIEPMYGPHYLPRKFKIGVAVPPSNDVDIFSQDLGFIAILEDGKLQGFNVAVGGGMGMTHGDTSTYPQLSRIIGFCSPENIVDVAEKIITIQRDYGNRSERKNARFKYTIDRRGLDWVRNELNSRLGYELEEARSYHFDHNGDRYGWVKGDGKWHLTLFIQNGRIVDLEDYQIMTGLREIAKVHEGDFRLTPNQNLIIANVPEEKKAEIDQLVATYGLTDGKQNSALRRNSMACVAFPTCGLAMAEAERYLPSLIDKIEEIVDEAGLREEEIVIRMSGCPNSCSRPTLGEIAFIGKAPGKYNMYMGAGFVGDRLSKLYKENIGEEEILASLKPILFNYAKEKEEQEHFGDYVIRAGYVEEVRSGLDFHS from the coding sequence ATGAATAAAAAGACAGCAACGCAAGATGGAAAACCGAGTGAAATGGAGAAAATTAAAGACGAAAGCCACTACTTACGTGGCTCTCTGGTCGAAAGCTTTGCGGATCCGATTACCGCATCGATTCCGGATGCGGATACAAAGCTATTAAAGTTTCATGGTAGCTATATGCAGGATGATCGCGATATTCGCCAGGAGCGGAAGCAGCAGAAGCTTGAACCAGCTTATCAGTTTATGGTTCGTGTCCGATTGCCAGGTGGCGTAGCGACGCCAGAGCAGTGGCTTGTAATGGATGATCTTGCAAATCAATACGGAAACGGAACGCTAAAACTAACGACCCGTCAAACATTTCAAATGCATGGCATTTTAAAATGGAATATGAAGAAGAGTATTCAGGCAATGGATTCCGTTTTGATGGATTCCCTTGCAGCTTGTGGTGATGTGAATCGAAATGTGATGTGTAACGCAAATCCGTATCAATCTGATATCCATGCAGAAGTACATGAATGGGCACGGAAATTAAGTGACGACCTGTTGCCGAGAACGAGAGCGTATCACGAAATTTGGTTAGATGAAGAAAAGGTGCTCGATCGAAAAGAAGAAGAGATTGAGCCTATGTATGGTCCTCATTATTTACCGAGAAAATTTAAGATTGGCGTTGCGGTTCCGCCATCAAACGATGTGGACATTTTCTCCCAGGATCTCGGCTTTATTGCGATTCTTGAAGATGGCAAGCTTCAAGGGTTCAATGTTGCTGTAGGCGGTGGAATGGGCATGACGCATGGCGACACAAGTACGTATCCGCAGCTGTCAAGAATCATTGGTTTTTGTTCACCTGAAAACATTGTTGATGTGGCCGAGAAGATCATTACGATTCAGCGTGATTATGGCAATCGCTCAGAGCGAAAGAACGCTCGCTTTAAATATACAATTGATCGAAGAGGACTTGACTGGGTTCGGAACGAATTGAATAGTAGACTCGGTTATGAGCTAGAAGAAGCTCGTTCTTATCATTTCGATCACAATGGTGATCGCTATGGCTGGGTAAAAGGGGATGGCAAATGGCACTTAACTCTCTTTATCCAAAATGGTCGAATTGTTGATCTAGAAGATTATCAAATTATGACCGGACTACGTGAAATTGCGAAAGTCCATGAAGGTGATTTCAGGCTAACACCGAACCAGAATCTTATCATAGCGAACGTACCAGAAGAAAAGAAAGCGGAAATCGATCAACTTGTCGCAACATACGGTCTCACAGATGGCAAACAAAATTCAGCACTGCGTCGAAATTCGATGGCCTGCGTTGCCTTCCCAACATGTGGTCTAGCGATGGCTGAGGCAGAGCGGTATTTGCCTTCTCTTATTGATAAAATTGAAGAGATCGTGGATGAAGCAGGTCTAAGAGAAGAAGAAATCGTTATCCGCATGTCCGGCTGTCCGAATAGTTGTTCACGACCGACGCTTGGTGAAATTGCTTTTATTGGTAAAGCGCCTGGTAAGTACAACATGTATATGGGAGCCGGATTCGTTGGCGATCGTTTAAGCAAGCTCTATAAAGAAAATATTGGCGAAGAAGAAATCCTCGCTTCGCTAAAACCGATTTTATTTAACTATGCAAAAGAAAAAGAGGAACAGGAGCATTTCGGAGATTATGTGATCCGCGCAGGGTATGTGGAAGAAGTGCGATCAGGACTTGATTTTCATAGTTAA
- a CDS encoding threonine synthase, with protein MTYSMVSHLTCPKCSETYDADTIQQLCVCGSPLLVDYKLDEVKKFVTKDMIAEREQSLWRYHEMLPVKDRTNKVSFEEGMTPILPLPSLGKEMAIPNLYIKDEGMVPTGSFKARGASVGISKAKELGVQNLAMPTNGNAGAAWSLYAAKAGLEAHIVMPVDAPEITRKEVSISGAHLYLVNGLISDAGKIVGDLVKEQGFYDASTLKEPYRIEGKKTMGYEIAEQLDWKLPDVILYPTGGGVGLIGIYKAFLELQQLGWIKDEKLPRLVAVQSEGCAPIVKAFDEGKMESEFWENSTTHAFGINVPKAIGDFLVLDAIYQTNGCAIAVSEEEIRTSQREVAGREGQFVCPEGAATFAAAKRLKGYNWIKEDEKVICLNTGLGIKYPDAFHVNARTMEPFERISY; from the coding sequence ATGACTTATAGCATGGTTTCCCATTTAACTTGTCCAAAGTGCAGCGAAACATATGATGCAGATACGATTCAACAGCTTTGTGTTTGCGGGTCGCCACTTCTCGTCGATTATAAGCTTGATGAAGTGAAAAAGTTCGTCACAAAAGACATGATAGCAGAGCGAGAGCAGTCACTGTGGCGATACCATGAGATGCTTCCAGTGAAAGATCGAACGAATAAAGTAAGTTTTGAAGAAGGAATGACGCCAATCTTGCCACTCCCTTCTCTTGGTAAGGAAATGGCGATTCCAAATTTGTACATAAAAGATGAAGGGATGGTCCCAACTGGTTCATTTAAAGCAAGAGGAGCGTCAGTTGGGATTTCAAAGGCAAAAGAGCTTGGTGTTCAGAACTTAGCGATGCCGACGAATGGAAATGCAGGAGCGGCCTGGTCTCTTTATGCTGCTAAGGCAGGATTAGAAGCACATATTGTTATGCCGGTCGACGCTCCTGAAATTACGAGAAAAGAAGTAAGTATTTCCGGTGCTCATCTTTATCTTGTCAATGGGTTAATAAGCGACGCAGGCAAAATCGTAGGTGATCTCGTGAAAGAACAGGGATTCTATGATGCGTCTACGCTTAAAGAGCCCTATCGCATTGAAGGTAAAAAGACGATGGGGTATGAAATAGCGGAACAGCTGGATTGGAAGCTTCCTGATGTGATTCTTTATCCAACTGGTGGAGGCGTCGGCCTTATCGGCATCTATAAAGCGTTTCTTGAACTTCAACAGCTTGGGTGGATCAAAGATGAGAAGCTCCCGAGATTGGTTGCTGTTCAATCAGAAGGATGTGCTCCGATTGTGAAAGCATTCGATGAAGGGAAAATGGAATCAGAGTTCTGGGAGAATTCAACGACGCATGCGTTTGGCATCAATGTACCAAAAGCGATCGGTGATTTTCTTGTTCTAGATGCAATTTATCAAACAAATGGTTGTGCGATTGCCGTTTCTGAAGAAGAGATTCGAACATCTCAGCGTGAGGTTGCTGGGCGAGAAGGGCAATTTGTTTGTCCGGAAGGCGCAGCTACATTTGCAGCTGCCAAAAGATTAAAGGGGTACAATTGGATCAAAGAAGATGAAAAGGTCATTTGTTTAAATACTGGCCTAGGAATAAAATATCCCGACGCATTTCATGTGAATGCGAGAACGATGGAACCTTTTGAAAGGATTAGTTATTAA
- a CDS encoding MBL fold metallo-hydrolase, with protein MQQIKQIGDRFYYQTPVSETDRPILGMVVGDEKSLMIDAGNSEAHARYFLEELSHRGLKRPDMLALTHWHWDHIFGLSALRDTVSISSFQTKEEMAKLLSLSWSDADLDQRVEEGTEIEFCATAIKKEFVDHRDITITLPNVTFEGKLEIDLGGVTCILQHVGGDHAADSVVVYIKEEKILFLGDCFYPDIFSSKTNYTVRTTNRLLVDLESFDAKWVILSHGEAIAIEEFKKEVKLLRTVSSLTDVWSGDEQKMKVALKQIVGRELNEEELEVIQEFANGYRL; from the coding sequence ATGCAACAAATAAAACAAATCGGTGATCGTTTTTACTACCAAACACCAGTATCCGAAACAGACCGACCGATTCTAGGTATGGTAGTTGGGGATGAAAAGTCGTTAATGATTGACGCAGGAAATTCAGAAGCCCATGCACGTTATTTTCTAGAGGAACTTTCACATCGTGGGCTTAAAAGACCTGATATGCTGGCACTTACTCACTGGCATTGGGATCATATATTTGGGTTATCTGCGCTAAGAGATACGGTTTCGATTTCTTCTTTTCAAACGAAAGAAGAAATGGCTAAGCTTCTTTCTTTATCATGGTCTGATGCAGATCTTGATCAGCGTGTAGAAGAAGGAACGGAAATCGAATTTTGTGCAACCGCCATCAAAAAGGAATTCGTGGATCACCGTGATATAACGATTACGCTTCCGAATGTAACCTTTGAAGGAAAGCTAGAAATTGATTTAGGTGGCGTGACGTGTATACTTCAACATGTTGGCGGAGACCATGCGGCTGACTCGGTCGTTGTTTACATTAAAGAAGAAAAAATTCTATTTTTAGGTGATTGCTTTTATCCTGATATTTTTTCTAGTAAAACCAACTACACGGTGAGGACGACGAACCGACTGCTTGTCGATCTTGAAAGCTTTGACGCAAAATGGGTGATTTTATCACACGGAGAGGCGATTGCCATTGAAGAGTTTAAGAAAGAAGTAAAGCTTTTGCGAACGGTTTCTTCCCTTACGGATGTATGGAGCGGGGATGAACAAAAGATGAAAGTGGCTCTCAAGCAAATCGTTGGAAGAGAGCTTAACGAAGAGGAGCTTGAAGTGATTCAAGAATTCGCAAACGGGTATCGTCTCTAA
- a CDS encoding AAA family ATPase — translation MTDLNWYFYSDTNAQASELEELLLKKNHKLKSFQLLEDLFHQLEYSTHAILFLKAYTTYNVYDLCQEISMKFPSVYPIILVPENMENTKKAMRVGASNLLTYSADTDEINDVILQAQTYMKQRASKGDGATHLQKQNSRVMAVCGSKGGVGKTSLAVNLANAFIKSGKNVVILDANFQFGDVAMYLDLKPNRTIYDWVKEAVERGRYGIESYVSHHSSGIAILPPPPRPEFFEIMTEEHVALAVAELRKSYDVILIDTPTSLSEIHLKSLDLADDLLLVTTSDLPVLRNTKLYVDMLESLHFTEKVHVVLNKDSKHRAIEVKRLEGILQNPVFAKIPDVSKQMTTSINEGLPLVLRNGRHSFSKSMLHLSHLILPPPEETEKKTKRFALSR, via the coding sequence ATGACGGACTTAAACTGGTATTTTTATTCAGATACGAATGCCCAAGCGAGCGAATTGGAAGAACTTCTATTGAAGAAAAATCATAAGCTAAAAAGTTTTCAACTTTTAGAAGATCTCTTTCACCAGCTTGAGTATTCAACTCATGCGATTCTTTTTCTTAAAGCTTACACAACTTACAACGTGTATGATCTTTGTCAGGAAATATCGATGAAATTCCCTTCCGTTTATCCAATTATCCTCGTTCCAGAAAATATGGAAAACACGAAAAAAGCGATGCGCGTTGGTGCATCAAATCTGCTCACTTATTCTGCTGATACAGATGAAATAAATGATGTTATCCTCCAGGCGCAAACCTATATGAAGCAAAGAGCTAGCAAGGGGGATGGTGCGACGCATTTGCAAAAACAAAATAGTCGCGTTATGGCAGTCTGTGGTTCAAAAGGAGGGGTAGGGAAAACATCGCTTGCGGTCAATCTCGCCAATGCATTTATAAAAAGTGGAAAAAACGTCGTTATTCTGGATGCGAATTTTCAATTTGGCGATGTCGCAATGTATTTAGACTTAAAGCCGAATCGCACGATTTATGATTGGGTGAAAGAAGCGGTTGAACGAGGTCGATATGGGATTGAAAGCTATGTATCTCACCACTCGAGCGGAATCGCTATTCTCCCACCGCCTCCTCGACCTGAGTTCTTTGAAATTATGACGGAAGAACATGTGGCGCTGGCGGTAGCTGAACTTCGTAAAAGCTATGACGTAATCCTGATTGATACGCCAACATCTCTTTCGGAAATTCATCTTAAAAGTCTTGATCTTGCTGATGACCTTCTTTTAGTGACAACAAGTGATCTGCCTGTGTTAAGAAACACGAAGCTTTACGTTGATATGCTTGAATCTCTCCATTTCACTGAAAAGGTTCATGTTGTTTTAAATAAAGATTCAAAGCATCGTGCCATTGAAGTGAAGCGGTTGGAAGGGATTCTCCAAAACCCTGTTTTTGCTAAGATACCGGACGTGAGCAAGCAAATGACAACATCAATTAATGAAGGACTTCCACTTGTGTTAAGAAATGGGCGTCATTCTTTTTCAAAAAGTATGCTTCATTTATCCCATCTGATTTTGCCACCGCCAGAAGAAACAGAGAAAAAAACAAAAAGATTTGCACTGAGTCGATGA